The genomic segment CCTCTCCGGTCCTGATCGACTTTTTCGTTGCCGCACCGGGCAAGGGTGGACACGAGGTTGCCGATGATCTGATCCCGGTGCCCGTTCACTTTGACGCCACGACCACGCAGGTGTTCAACGCCGGCGCCGTCTCTTGCGGAGTACCCGGGACGGCGGCCGGACTGGCCACGGCGCTTGAACACTTCGGATCAATGCCGATGGCCGAGCTCGCGCTTCCCGCGGCGCGCCTGGCCCGGAAGGGAGCTCCGCTGAATCGGCAGCAGGCATATGTGCTGCGGATCCTTGAGCCGATCTACACCGCGACCCCTGAGGGGCGGGCGATCTACGCCCCGAACGGCCGCATCGTCGGGGAGGGGGAGGTGGTGCGTGATCCGGAACTGGCCGATGCGCTCGAGCGCTTCGGCGTGGAGGGGCCGGAGTCGATCTACGGTGGCGAAACCGCGGCTGCGATCGAGAACTACATTCTCACCCGTGGCGGAACTCTGTCCCGGGCAGATCTAGCGGACTACCGGGCCGTCACCAGGGAGCCGGTCGGGGCATCGATCCACGGCCACACCATCCTGACCAATCCCCCACCCTCGGCGGGAGGCATTCTGATCGCCTACTCGCTGGCCCTGCTGGAGCGACTCGGGGCGAGCGGAACGGTCGAGGTGGCCAGGGTGATGGAGGCCGCCAACCAGGCACGCCAGGGGGACTTTGCCGAGCAGATCGGGGTGGCGGGTTTCCCCGGCAGGTTCCTCTGCGAAGACCGGTTCTCGGAGGGACTCTCGGTTGCCGAGCGGCTCGGTTCGACCACCCATCTTGCGGCGATGGACGCGAACGGCCTTTGCGCCTCGGTCACCTGTTCGAACGGGACCGGTTCCGGCATGATCGTTCCTGGCACCGGAATCCATCTGAATAACATGCTCGGCGAGGAAGATCTCAACCCACTCGGTTTCCACCGAACCACGCCGGGCACCAGAGTCAGCTCGATGATGGCACCGACACTGGTGATGGAGGACCGCGAGGTGTTGGCCGGACTTGGGAGCGCCGGCTCCAACCGGATCCGTTCGGCGGTACTTCAGACCACCCTTAACCTGCTGGTCGAGGGAATGAACCCGCAGGCCGCGATCGAGGCCCCGAGGATCCACCTCGAACGCGGTCTGCTTCAGGCCGAGCCGGGCACCGACGAGTCGGCTCTGGCGCAGATCGAAGCGTTGGGCCAGAAGGTATCTCGCTGGAGTGAGCGCAACCTGTTCTTCGGTGGTGTCCAGATGGTCACCCGGGATCCCTCGACCGGTCGCCTCGATGGCGGCGGCGATCCCCGGCGGGGCGGTGCGGTTGCCTATGCCTGACTCCGCCGAACGGGAAGGGGGGTCCCCCGATTTTGATGCCGAGGGGCTGCTCGACGGCTTGGAGGGTGAGGAGCGGGAAGCCCGTCTGCGACTGCTCGAGTACCTCTGGCGTGAGGAGGGCGTGGAACTGGAGATGTTGCGCCGTGAGGTTGACGCCCAGCGGCTCGCTCTGCTCCCGGCCGATCTGGCGATCGGACGGAGGACCGAGCGATTCACCCCGGCCGAGGTGGCCGAAGATGCGGGGATAACGGTCGCCCAGCTACAGCGGCTGATCGCCGCACTCGGCTTCCCACCGCCCGCGCCCGATCAGCGAACCCTCGGCCGGGACGAGATCCATGCCGCGAAGCGCCTCCGGAAGTTCATGGACGCCGGGATTCCGTTTGACAACATGATCGCGGTCACCCGGGTGGTCGGATCCAGCGCCGCCCGGATCGCCCAGGTCCACCGGGATCTGGTCGCAACCGACATCGTCGATCCGGAGGCAGACGAGTACGAGACCGCCATTCGGCTACGTGATGCGGCCGAGGAACTGATGCCGATGGGTGATGCGGCGGTGACCTACGCGCTCCGCTCGCACTTCGTCGATCAACTCCGCAGCCAGGTGATCGCGATGGGCGCACCCGGCTGGTTCGGGTCCAGCACCGAGGTCGAGGTCTCGGTCTGCTTTGCGGACCTGGTCGGTTTTACCAGGCTGGGGGAGCGATCCGAGCTGGAGGAGATCGGTTCGGTGGCCAAGCTGCTGGAGTCGGTGGCGATCGAGGTGACCAATCCCGAGGTGCGCTTGGTCAAGCTGATCGGCGACGCGGCGATGCTGGTCTCCGAGGACGGGGCCGCCCTGTTCGACGCCGCCCTCCGTTTCATCGAGGTCGGTCGGGATTCCGGATCCGAGCTACCGGCCCTGCGGGTAGGGGTGGCGCGGGGGACGGCGATCCCACAGGTCGGCGACTGGTTCGGTCCGGCGGTCAACCTGGCCAGTCGGATCACCGAGGCCGCCCGGCCCGACTCGGTGCTGGCCGAGGCAACGGCGGTCGAGGCAGCGGGCGACGGGTTTCGGTACTCGAGAGTGGGAGAGCACAAGTTCAAGGGTGTGAAGCGCCCGGTCAAGCTTTACCGGGTCCGTCGCCACCAGTAGCGAGCAGCCCGCAGGAACCACCAGCCACCCGTCGGCGGCGTCAATCGCTGACCGTGTCGGCCAAACACACCAATCATGGGTGGGGCCCGCAGGTATCCGTATGGACACTGGTTGGCCCCACCGGGGTGGCTGTTTCGGGGGTGGGGCCCGCAGGTGTCCGTATGGATACCGGTTGGCCCCACCTGGCGAGGGGACTTTGGGTGTCAGGTCGGTTTTTTGGCGCTCAGCAGGAGGTTGTAGAAGAGTTCTGCCGGGAGGTGCGGTTCGAGCGCCTTGGTGTCGATCTTCTGGAAGGCGATGTAGCTGCGGAAGGCGAAGTTCCTCCAGCGGTGGGGAATCGTGTCCGGATCGGCGGTGGACTCCATCGAGCGCATCCCCCAGCCCCACATGTTGGCGACCATTTCCTCACCGCTGACTCTTGTTTCCGAGAACCCGGCGCGGGGTGGGAGCGCTCTGAGGTCGACCGGAGCGAAGGCGTGCACGTCCACTTCCGGCTCGAGGCTGTGCTCATCACCGGCCAGCTCCTCCTCGGTGTGCTGCAGCGGTTTGGCGCCGACCAGTCGCCGC from the Solirubrobacterales bacterium genome contains:
- a CDS encoding adenylate/guanylate cyclase domain-containing protein → MPDSAEREGGSPDFDAEGLLDGLEGEEREARLRLLEYLWREEGVELEMLRREVDAQRLALLPADLAIGRRTERFTPAEVAEDAGITVAQLQRLIAALGFPPPAPDQRTLGRDEIHAAKRLRKFMDAGIPFDNMIAVTRVVGSSAARIAQVHRDLVATDIVDPEADEYETAIRLRDAAEELMPMGDAAVTYALRSHFVDQLRSQVIAMGAPGWFGSSTEVEVSVCFADLVGFTRLGERSELEEIGSVAKLLESVAIEVTNPEVRLVKLIGDAAMLVSEDGAALFDAALRFIEVGRDSGSELPALRVGVARGTAIPQVGDWFGPAVNLASRITEAARPDSVLAEATAVEAAGDGFRYSRVGEHKFKGVKRPVKLYRVRRHQ
- a CDS encoding gamma-glutamyltransferase is translated as MISRGVVAAGHPLSAEAGARILREGGNAVDAAVGAVLTSFSAESALTGLGAGGFMAVGGAGASPVLIDFFVAAPGKGGHEVADDLIPVPVHFDATTTQVFNAGAVSCGVPGTAAGLATALEHFGSMPMAELALPAARLARKGAPLNRQQAYVLRILEPIYTATPEGRAIYAPNGRIVGEGEVVRDPELADALERFGVEGPESIYGGETAAAIENYILTRGGTLSRADLADYRAVTREPVGASIHGHTILTNPPPSAGGILIAYSLALLERLGASGTVEVARVMEAANQARQGDFAEQIGVAGFPGRFLCEDRFSEGLSVAERLGSTTHLAAMDANGLCASVTCSNGTGSGMIVPGTGIHLNNMLGEEDLNPLGFHRTTPGTRVSSMMAPTLVMEDREVLAGLGSAGSNRIRSAVLQTTLNLLVEGMNPQAAIEAPRIHLERGLLQAEPGTDESALAQIEALGQKVSRWSERNLFFGGVQMVTRDPSTGRLDGGGDPRRGGAVAYA